Proteins encoded by one window of Vigna radiata var. radiata cultivar VC1973A chromosome 5, Vradiata_ver6, whole genome shotgun sequence:
- the LOC106762212 gene encoding serine/threonine protein phosphatase 2A 55 kDa regulatory subunit B beta isoform isoform X2, with product MNGSDEVVPAPAGPPHPLDWKFSQVFGERTAGEEVQEVDIISAIEFDKSGDHLATGDRGGRVVLFERTDTKDHGASRRDLERMDYSISRHPEFRYKTEFQSHEPEFDYLKSLEIEEKINKIRWCLTANGALFLLSTNDKTIKFWKVQEKKVKKISEMNIDLSKSMGNGCIASSSNSSSSRPYLANGGSPDRSFNYISNEFSFPPGGIPSLRLPMVSSHESSLVARCRRVYAHAHDYHINSISNNSDGETFISADDLRINLWNLEISSQSFNIVDVKPANMEDLTEVITSAEFHPTHCNMLAYSSSKGSIRLVDLRQSALCDSHSKLFEEQEAPGSRSFFTEIIASISDIKFGKDGRYILSRDYMTLKLWDINMDSGPVATFQVHEYLRPKLCDLYENDSIFDKFECCLSGDGLRVATGSYSNLFRVFGCAPGSAEATTLEASKNPMRRQVPTPSRPSRSLGNSLTRVVRRGAEAPGVDANGNSFDFTTKLLHLAWHPSENSIACAAANSLYMYYA from the exons ATGAACGGAAGCGATGAGGTCGTGCCAGCTCCGGCGGGTCCACCGCATCCTCTGGACTGGAAATTCTCGCAGGTCTTCGGCGAACGCACGGCAGGGGAAGAGGTTCAGGAAG TGGACATAATTTCTGCTATTGAATTTGACAAGTCTGGTGATCACCTTGCTACTGGTGATCGGGGTGGTCGGGTGGTTCTCTTTGAGAGAACAGATACAAAAGAT CATGGTGCATCAAGAAGGGATTTGGAGAGGATGGACTATTCTATTAGTAGGCATCCTGAGTTCCGGTACAAAACAGAGTTTCAGAGCCATGAACCTGAG TTTGACTATCTTAAGAGTttggagattgaagaaaagatcaACAAAATCAGATGGTGTCTAACAGCTAATGGGGccctcttccttctctctacaAATGATAAGACGATCAAATTTTGGAAG GTTCAAGAAAAGaaggtaaaaaaaatttctGAGATGAATATTGACCTTTCAAAATCAATGGGGAATGGATGTATTGCTAGTTCAAGCAATTCAAGTAGCTCTAGGCCATATCTTGCAAATGGAGGATCTCCGGATAGATCTTTCAATTATATAAGCaatgagttttcatttccaCCAGGAGGCATACCTTCACTGAGATTACCAATG GTAAGTAGCCATGAAAGCAGCCTAGTTGCTCGATGTCGTAGAGTGTATGCACATGCTCATGATTATCATATCAATTCTATTTCAAATAACag TGATGGCGAAACTTTCATATCTGCCGATGATTTGCGAATAAACCTTTGGAACCTGGAAATTAGCTCTCAAAGTTTTAATATTGTTGATGTAAAGCCTGCAAATATGGAGGATCTGACAG AGGTTATAACATCAGCAGAATTTCACCCTACACATTGCAATATGTTGGCCTATAGCAGTTCGAAGGGTTCAATCCGACTTGTTGACTTGAGACAATCGGCATTATGTGATTCTCATTCCAAACT ATTTGAGGAACAGGAAGCCCCAGGGTCAAGATCATTTTTCACAGAGATTATTGCGTCTATATCAGATATAAAATTTGGGAAGGATGGAAGATACATACTTAGTCGTGATTACATGACTTTAAAG TTATGGGACATTAATATGGATTCAGGCCCCGTTGCAACTTTCCAAGTTCACGAGTATTTAAGACCCAAG CTTTGTgatttatatgaaaatgattCAATTTTTGACAAGTTCGAGTGTTGTCTGAGTGGTGATGGATTGCGTGTAGCCACTGGTTCTTACAG CAATCTCTTCCGTGTGTTTGGTTGTGCCCCTGGAAGTGCTGAGGCGACAACCCTAGAAGCCAGTAAAAATCCGATGAG ACGACAAGTTCCAACCCCTTCAAGGCCTTCTAGATCACTGGGAAATAGTTTAACACGTGTTGTAAGACGAG GAGCAGAAGCCCCTGGTGTGGATGCTAATGGGAATTCTTTTGACTTCACAACAAAGTTGCTGCACTTAGCATGGCATCCGAGTGAGAATTCAATTGCTTGTGCTGCTGCAAATAGCTTGTACATGTACTATGCGTAA
- the LOC106761497 gene encoding inorganic pyrophosphatase 2, with translation MAEIVVVFDFDKTIVDCDSDNWVVDELGFSVLFNRLLPTMPWNTLMDKMMMELHSHGKTIDDIVQVLQRIPIHPRIIPAIKAAHALGCDLRIVSDANTFFIETILEHLKIRECFSDISSNPSYTNEDGRLQILPYHDFNKFPHECTLCPPNMCKGKIIEKIQESLGEKKRLIYLGDGSGDYCPSLRLKEQDFVMPRKNFPVWELICKDPLLIKAEIHEWSNGEELERVSLRLINKICSAQNADFISSNCKLHVMCVFGSD, from the exons ATGGCTGAAATTGTAGTGGTTTTTGACTTTGACAAGACAATTGTAGACTGTGACAGTGATAACTGGGTTGTTGATGAGTTGGGTTTCAGTGTTCTGTTCAATCGTCTTCTTCCTACCATGCCTTGGAACACTCTCATG GATAAGATGATGATGGAGCTTCATTCCCATGGAAAAACCATTGATGACATTGTGCAAGTTCTTCAGAGGATTCCTATACACCCCAGAATAATCCCTGCCATTAAAGCAGCTCATGCTTTAGG GTGTGATTTGAGGATTGTGAGTGATGCAAACACGTTCTTCATCGAGACAATTTTAGAACACTTAAAAATAAGGGAATGTTTCTCAGATATAAGCTCTAATCCAAGTTATACTAACGAAGATGGAAGGCTGCAAATTTTGCCTTACCATGACTTCAACAAGTTTCCCCATGAATGCACTCTCTGCCCTCCCAACATGTGCAAG GGGAAAATCATAGAGAAAATCCAAGAATCATtaggagaaaagaagagattgaTCTATCTTGGGGATGGTAGTGGAGACTATTGCCCAAGCTTGAGGCTGAAAGAACAAGACTTTGTGATGCCAAGAAAGAATTTTCCAGTGTGGGAACTGATATGCAAAGACCCTTTGCTCATTAAAGCTGAAATTCATGAATGGAGCAATGGAGAAGAGCTTGAACGAGTTTCTTTGAGGCTAATCAACAAAATTTGTTCTGCACAAAATGCTGACTTCATTTCATCCAATTGCAAACTGCATGTTATGTGCGTGTTTGGTTCCGATTAA
- the LOC106762212 gene encoding serine/threonine protein phosphatase 2A 55 kDa regulatory subunit B beta isoform isoform X1, translating to MNGSDEVVPAPAGPPHPLDWKFSQVFGERTAGEEVQEVDIISAIEFDKSGDHLATGDRGGRVVLFERTDTKDHGASRRDLERMDYSISRHPEFRYKTEFQSHEPEFDYLKSLEIEEKINKIRWCLTANGALFLLSTNDKTIKFWKVQEKKVKKISEMNIDLSKSMGNGCIASSSNSSSSRPYLANGGSPDRSFNYISNEFSFPPGGIPSLRLPMVVSSHESSLVARCRRVYAHAHDYHINSISNNSDGETFISADDLRINLWNLEISSQSFNIVDVKPANMEDLTEVITSAEFHPTHCNMLAYSSSKGSIRLVDLRQSALCDSHSKLFEEQEAPGSRSFFTEIIASISDIKFGKDGRYILSRDYMTLKLWDINMDSGPVATFQVHEYLRPKLCDLYENDSIFDKFECCLSGDGLRVATGSYSNLFRVFGCAPGSAEATTLEASKNPMRRQVPTPSRPSRSLGNSLTRVVRRGAEAPGVDANGNSFDFTTKLLHLAWHPSENSIACAAANSLYMYYA from the exons ATGAACGGAAGCGATGAGGTCGTGCCAGCTCCGGCGGGTCCACCGCATCCTCTGGACTGGAAATTCTCGCAGGTCTTCGGCGAACGCACGGCAGGGGAAGAGGTTCAGGAAG TGGACATAATTTCTGCTATTGAATTTGACAAGTCTGGTGATCACCTTGCTACTGGTGATCGGGGTGGTCGGGTGGTTCTCTTTGAGAGAACAGATACAAAAGAT CATGGTGCATCAAGAAGGGATTTGGAGAGGATGGACTATTCTATTAGTAGGCATCCTGAGTTCCGGTACAAAACAGAGTTTCAGAGCCATGAACCTGAG TTTGACTATCTTAAGAGTttggagattgaagaaaagatcaACAAAATCAGATGGTGTCTAACAGCTAATGGGGccctcttccttctctctacaAATGATAAGACGATCAAATTTTGGAAG GTTCAAGAAAAGaaggtaaaaaaaatttctGAGATGAATATTGACCTTTCAAAATCAATGGGGAATGGATGTATTGCTAGTTCAAGCAATTCAAGTAGCTCTAGGCCATATCTTGCAAATGGAGGATCTCCGGATAGATCTTTCAATTATATAAGCaatgagttttcatttccaCCAGGAGGCATACCTTCACTGAGATTACCAATGGTA GTAAGTAGCCATGAAAGCAGCCTAGTTGCTCGATGTCGTAGAGTGTATGCACATGCTCATGATTATCATATCAATTCTATTTCAAATAACag TGATGGCGAAACTTTCATATCTGCCGATGATTTGCGAATAAACCTTTGGAACCTGGAAATTAGCTCTCAAAGTTTTAATATTGTTGATGTAAAGCCTGCAAATATGGAGGATCTGACAG AGGTTATAACATCAGCAGAATTTCACCCTACACATTGCAATATGTTGGCCTATAGCAGTTCGAAGGGTTCAATCCGACTTGTTGACTTGAGACAATCGGCATTATGTGATTCTCATTCCAAACT ATTTGAGGAACAGGAAGCCCCAGGGTCAAGATCATTTTTCACAGAGATTATTGCGTCTATATCAGATATAAAATTTGGGAAGGATGGAAGATACATACTTAGTCGTGATTACATGACTTTAAAG TTATGGGACATTAATATGGATTCAGGCCCCGTTGCAACTTTCCAAGTTCACGAGTATTTAAGACCCAAG CTTTGTgatttatatgaaaatgattCAATTTTTGACAAGTTCGAGTGTTGTCTGAGTGGTGATGGATTGCGTGTAGCCACTGGTTCTTACAG CAATCTCTTCCGTGTGTTTGGTTGTGCCCCTGGAAGTGCTGAGGCGACAACCCTAGAAGCCAGTAAAAATCCGATGAG ACGACAAGTTCCAACCCCTTCAAGGCCTTCTAGATCACTGGGAAATAGTTTAACACGTGTTGTAAGACGAG GAGCAGAAGCCCCTGGTGTGGATGCTAATGGGAATTCTTTTGACTTCACAACAAAGTTGCTGCACTTAGCATGGCATCCGAGTGAGAATTCAATTGCTTGTGCTGCTGCAAATAGCTTGTACATGTACTATGCGTAA